In one Candidatus Planktophila vernalis genomic region, the following are encoded:
- the glgC gene encoding glucose-1-phosphate adenylyltransferase, producing MAKLKLPLGIVLAGGEGKRLMPLTADRAKPAVPFGGSYRLIDFVLSNLVNASMLKIAVLTQYKSHSLDRHITTTWRMSALLGNYITPVPAQQRLGPRWYTGSADAILQNFNLIHDENPEHVLVFGADHVYRMDPGQMFVQHVETGAGITVAAIRIPRSEAHEFGVIELAEDGITIKAFHEKPSDPPAMPGHPDLSLVSMGNYIFKRSVMEEALIIDSEDIESRHDLGGNIIPFLTKNGEAKVYDFANNVVPGETDRDKGYWRDVGSIDSYYDAHMDLVSVHPIFNLYNREWPLLTNPPSLPPAKFSENGGANDSIVGAGSIISGGVLNGSVVSYDVSVGRGALVEGSVLMPSVRIGDRSIVRNAILDKNVVVEPGAQIGVDLERDRARFTISPGGIIVVGKGVRVTA from the coding sequence ATGGCAAAACTTAAACTTCCCCTTGGAATTGTCCTTGCCGGCGGTGAGGGAAAGCGTTTAATGCCTCTAACTGCAGATCGCGCAAAGCCTGCAGTTCCATTTGGTGGTTCATATCGCCTGATTGATTTTGTTTTATCTAACCTAGTAAATGCCAGCATGTTAAAGATTGCCGTGCTCACTCAATACAAATCTCACTCACTTGACCGTCACATCACAACAACGTGGCGAATGTCAGCTCTTCTTGGCAACTACATCACCCCGGTTCCTGCCCAACAGCGCTTAGGTCCACGTTGGTATACAGGTAGTGCTGATGCGATTTTGCAGAACTTTAATTTAATCCATGATGAAAATCCTGAGCATGTTTTGGTCTTTGGTGCAGACCACGTCTATCGCATGGATCCAGGTCAGATGTTTGTTCAACATGTTGAAACAGGTGCAGGAATAACTGTTGCAGCCATTCGCATTCCACGCTCTGAAGCACATGAGTTTGGCGTTATTGAATTAGCTGAAGATGGAATCACAATTAAGGCATTTCATGAAAAGCCTTCTGATCCTCCTGCAATGCCAGGTCATCCTGATCTCTCTTTGGTTTCAATGGGTAACTACATCTTTAAGCGCAGTGTCATGGAAGAAGCATTGATTATTGATTCTGAAGATATTGAGTCACGCCATGATTTGGGTGGAAATATCATTCCTTTCCTAACCAAAAATGGTGAAGCAAAGGTGTATGACTTTGCCAATAACGTGGTGCCAGGTGAGACTGATCGCGATAAGGGTTACTGGCGCGATGTGGGTTCAATTGATTCTTACTATGACGCACACATGGATTTAGTATCAGTTCATCCAATCTTTAATCTTTATAACCGCGAATGGCCTTTGCTTACTAATCCACCATCATTGCCACCTGCCAAATTCAGCGAAAACGGTGGCGCAAATGATTCCATCGTCGGCGCTGGCTCCATTATTTCTGGAGGAGTCTTGAATGGCTCAGTGGTTTCCTATGATGTTTCAGTTGGAAGAGGCGCTCTTGTTGAAGGCTCTGTATTGATGCCATCAGTTCGAATTGGTGATAGATCAATCGTACGCAATGCCATTTTGGATAAGAACGTTGTTGTTGAGCCAGGTGCACAGATTGGTGTTGATTTAGAGCGAGATCGTGCTCGATTCACTATTAGTCCTGGTGGAATCATTGTTGTTGGTAAGGGTGTTCGCGTTACAGCTTAA
- the glgA gene encoding glycogen synthase produces MSELKVGIVTKEWPPAIYGGAGVHVLQLTQALRTNKDVHVDVHCFGGKRDDAFGYETPSEFTSSNPAVQAIATDLEIATNLSNVDLVHSHTWYANMAGHFASLQYSIPHIVSAHSLEPLRPWKAEQLGGGYAISSWAEKTAYEGAAAIIAVSEGMRADVLAAYPSVDPSKVVTIRNGVDTAKFAPNNDAAVPAKYGVTGPYAIFVGRITRQKGLAHLLRAWKEVPSEYGLVLAAGSPDEEGIGKEVADLIAELQKTRSNIWWIKDMLPHAELTAMLTQAQLFLCPSVYEPLGIVNLEAMGCETAVLASRVGGIPEVVAHQVSGELVDYNGDGPAFEAAFTQSITRLMSQPELLKKYGTAGRVRAMSEFGWDAVAAATIALYRRVIA; encoded by the coding sequence ATGAGCGAGCTAAAAGTTGGCATCGTTACCAAAGAATGGCCCCCTGCAATCTATGGCGGGGCTGGTGTCCATGTACTCCAGTTAACGCAAGCCCTTCGCACAAACAAAGATGTCCATGTTGATGTTCACTGCTTTGGTGGAAAACGCGATGATGCTTTTGGATATGAGACTCCATCAGAGTTCACTTCATCAAATCCTGCAGTGCAAGCTATTGCCACTGATCTTGAAATCGCAACAAATTTGTCTAACGTTGATCTAGTTCACTCTCATACTTGGTATGCAAACATGGCAGGCCACTTTGCATCGTTGCAGTATTCAATCCCCCACATTGTTAGCGCCCACTCACTTGAACCACTTCGTCCTTGGAAAGCTGAACAACTTGGCGGGGGTTATGCGATTTCATCGTGGGCAGAAAAAACTGCCTATGAAGGCGCTGCAGCAATCATCGCCGTGAGTGAAGGAATGCGCGCAGATGTTTTAGCTGCCTATCCATCAGTTGATCCCAGCAAAGTTGTAACAATCCGCAACGGTGTTGATACAGCAAAATTTGCCCCAAATAATGATGCAGCCGTGCCAGCTAAATACGGCGTTACCGGTCCTTATGCAATCTTTGTTGGTCGCATTACTCGCCAAAAAGGTTTGGCACATTTGCTTCGTGCTTGGAAAGAGGTTCCTTCCGAGTATGGCCTTGTACTAGCTGCAGGTAGTCCAGATGAAGAAGGCATCGGCAAAGAAGTTGCTGATTTAATTGCAGAGCTTCAAAAAACCCGCAGCAACATCTGGTGGATTAAGGACATGCTCCCTCACGCTGAACTCACTGCGATGTTGACCCAAGCCCAGCTATTTCTATGTCCCTCAGTCTATGAACCACTTGGAATTGTTAATTTAGAGGCGATGGGCTGTGAAACAGCCGTTCTGGCATCTCGTGTGGGCGGAATTCCAGAAGTTGTTGCACATCAAGTGAGCGGTGAGTTGGTTGACTACAACGGTGATGGCCCAGCTTTTGAAGCCGCGTTCACGCAATCCATTACGCGTTTAATGTCACAGCCAGAACTGCTAAAAAAGTATGGAACTGCTGGCAGAGTACGCGCCATGAGCGAATTTGGTTGGGACGCAGTAGCTGCGGCAACCATTGCTCTCTATCGCCGTGTGATTGCATAA
- a CDS encoding DMT family transporter produces the protein MTRKSWIQFGIVGFLWGIPYLLMKVAVADIPPALIVAGRTLIGAAILIPIAMRKNTFKDAIKGIKYVAPYAALEMIGPWILITSAEQEISSGLAGLLVSTVPIFSTIFSSLRGDHSVWQPKRIFGLVVGFVGIIALVGIESITGSSNPKAIAMVILASILYAYAVLMITANLPGVDGIAINGVAMGITCIFYTPIAIAVWPSNPVSVEAISALVALGVFSTAIAFMLFFIVIVEIGAARGSLTTYVNTAVAVVLGIIILDEPITLGIIVGLPMVVLGSFLASRKEKV, from the coding sequence ATGACTCGTAAATCCTGGATTCAATTCGGCATTGTCGGCTTTTTGTGGGGAATTCCTTATCTTCTTATGAAGGTAGCCGTTGCTGATATTCCACCTGCGCTCATCGTTGCTGGGCGCACGCTCATTGGTGCTGCAATCTTGATCCCTATTGCAATGAGGAAAAATACTTTCAAAGATGCGATTAAGGGTATTAAGTATGTTGCCCCGTATGCAGCACTTGAAATGATTGGTCCATGGATTCTCATAACAAGTGCTGAACAAGAGATTTCTTCTGGTCTTGCAGGATTACTTGTTTCAACTGTTCCTATTTTTTCAACTATTTTCTCTTCACTTCGTGGGGATCACAGCGTCTGGCAGCCAAAGAGAATCTTTGGTCTAGTTGTTGGCTTTGTCGGAATTATTGCCTTGGTTGGAATTGAATCTATAACTGGGAGTAGTAATCCAAAAGCCATCGCAATGGTGATTCTGGCTTCAATTCTCTATGCCTACGCCGTGCTGATGATCACCGCTAACTTGCCAGGTGTTGATGGAATTGCAATCAATGGTGTGGCAATGGGAATCACCTGTATTTTCTACACACCAATCGCCATTGCAGTATGGCCAAGTAATCCAGTTTCAGTAGAAGCAATATCAGCCCTCGTGGCACTTGGTGTATTTAGCACCGCTATCGCCTTCATGCTCTTCTTCATAGTCATCGTTGAAATCGGTGCAGCCCGTGGCTCGCTCACTACCTATGTAAACACCGCTGTTGCTGTGGTTCTTGGAATTATTATCTTGGATGAGCCAATTACTCTGGGAATTATTGTGGGTCTGCCTATGGTTGTTTTAGGTTCTTTTCTTGCAAGTCGTAAAGAAAAAGTCTAA